DNA from Delphinus delphis chromosome 8, mDelDel1.2, whole genome shotgun sequence:
TGCCGGGGCCCTCACAGCCCATAGTTTCTCATGTTCAGAGGAGAGCTTGACACCCGGCAGTGGCCGGCTTGGTCACAGTTCCTGACAGGAGCGCTGAGCCACAGTACTGGGCACAGCGGGTGCCCACGGCGGGGGACTTGGGAGGGTCTAGGTGAAGTCCAAGTGGGGCTGTCTCGGGTTGAGGGGCGGGCCGTGCTGTGGGCGGGAGAGGGGCAGCCACTCCCTGCTCTGCCCACTTGCTCCCAGCCAAGTGGGCAGAGGATGGCTGAGTGCCTTGTGGGCCTGCGCTGGCCTTCCCTGGAGGGAGGCTGCCCCCGTGAGCCCACCCAGCACCCAGGCCCCCTGTTCCTCCAGGTTTTGGGCATCTATGGGCAAGTCAGGAGCTGGCAGGGAGCTGTGCTCCGACCTTGAGGCAGCTGCCGAAGCAGTGGCAGGGGCAGGTCAGCTGCATTTTGCAGGGACAGTGGATGGGGCCACCAGGACGAGGGGAGGAGGCTGCTGGCCTGGGAACAGCTGTCGGGTCGGGGTGGGTTGCAGCTGGCCGGGTGTGTTGGGGAGGGAACGTGTTCGGGGAGGGTGTGAGTCGGGGCAGTCTTCCCAGGCAAGGGCTGGCCCTCTTCCCAAGGCTTCCGGGGCGGGGCAGACCTGGCTTGGTGGGGtctcttctctgggcttcctcCGGAGGAAGGAAGGGGTTAACTGGCCGGATGAGGGTTAGTGGAGGCCTGGGCTCCTCCTCcttgccccctcccccgcctccaaGAGCCTTCCCAGCAGGTGTTGGGGATCTGTTTAATAACTCCTACAAACCCCCAGGCGAGGCGGGGTGCTGAAGAGGGGCTGCGGTGCCAGCGGTCTGCTCAGTAGCAGAGGCGCAGAGCCTTGCGGAAGACGGTCCGGAACTCGGTGTTGAAGACGGTGTAGATGACGGGGTTGAGGGCGCTGTTGACGTAGCCCAGCCAGGTGACCGCGCTCACCAGCCGCGGGGGCACGGCGCACGTGGGACACAGCGCCCGGGAGATGTGCACGACAAAGAAGGGCGTCCAGCACAGCAGAAAGGCCCCTGGGGGCGGGGTTGGGGCTGCCGTGAGCGAGCCCCTGCCACGCCCCCCGCCCCGGGCACCGCCTCACACCCCGGGCGCTGCAGTCTTCCCCTCTCTGCCCACGTCCCCTGGCCGGTACCCACCGACCACCACAGGCAGGACTCTCATAGCTTTGCGCTCCCGGCCCGAGATCTTGGCGCGTCTCCTCCTGCGGGCCCGCAGCGGGGGTTCGGCTGGCATGGCGTCCGAGGGCAAGACGGCATCCGAGGCTGGGGTGGCGTCGGGGGGCGGGGTGGCGTCGGGGGGCGGGGTTGCGTCGGGGCCCGGGATGGCGTCGGGGGGCGGGGTTGCGTCGGGGCCCGGGATGGCGTCGGGGGCCGGGATGGCGTCGTGAGGCGGGATGCAGTCTGGGGCCGGGATGGCATCCGGGGGCACGGCGGCATCGGGGGCCGGGATGCCGTCGGGGGGCGGCGGGCCGGGGCCGCTGGGGCGGCGGGCCGCACGGCCGTGCAACTTGGCGCGGCGGGCTGCCTCCCAGCGCCGAAGGCCCCGGAACGTGGCCCAGTAGAGCAGCAGCATGAGCGGGCAGGGCAGGAAGAAGGAGCACACGGACGAGTAGACCACGTAGTCGCGGTCCTCCAGGCGGCACACGGAGGGATCGCGGCTGCGCGCGTCGTTGAGGCCGCACAACACGGGTGCCGCCACCGCTGCCGACAGCAGCCACGTGACGCCGATGAGCAGCAGCTGCCGGCCACCGCGGCTCTGGCGGTTGTAGTGCAGCGGCACGGCCACCGCCACGAACCTGCGGGGAGCGTGGTGAgggcggcggggccggggcggccCTACAGGGGCCGGGGCGGTGGGGGCGGCCTACCTGTCCACGCTGATGGCGCACAAATTGAAGATGGAGGCCGTGCACAGCATGACGTCCATGGCCATGAGCGCGTCGCAGAGGCCAGGGCTCAGCAGCCACACGCCGCCCTGGACCTGGGCGCAGGGAGGGGCCCCGTAGCAACAACAGACACAGGACGCTACCCTCCCCCAGCCGCCTGCCCAAGCTGTCCTTCTGACCCCCAATGGTCCGGGAGCAGAGGGGGCTGAAtatcagaggggaggggagaggaggggaggggagtgagccGGAGACAGCTGGGCAGTCCTGCCCGCCCCTCAAGCTGGGCGCCAAGAGACGacccccttcctttctcttagaACTGACAAAGGCCTTGGGGGGGATCCTGGGGGCATAGTCACCTGAGGACTGGGATCTCTGATGCTGTGGGGCTCAGGGTACCGTGGGGCCCCTCCCTGCGCAGGTGGGGACCCTGCGGCCCAAGAGTGTGAGCCCAGCACCCCTataccaccccccagcccctgcagacAGCTAAGAGTCAGTGTCTGCGGAAACTCGCTCTCTGGGCGTCTGGACGTGTCATTTCACTCCTGTCCCCTCACCCGCAAGAGAGGGCGAGGATGGTACCCACAGCATTGTTACAAAGTCAAGTCCCCGGCGCCGTGCCCGGCGGTCCCACCAAGGGCAAAGGAGCAGACAGCCACCCCCCTCTAAATCCCCTCCTGCTGATTTGGGGCGATTAGGAGCTTAAG
Protein-coding regions in this window:
- the DRD4 gene encoding D(4) dopamine receptor, which encodes MGNRSAADADGLLAGRGPGTGGGAGGPGAAAALAGGVLLIGAVLAGNSLVCVSVAAERALQTPTNYFILSLAAADLLLALLVLPLFVYSEVQGGVWLLSPGLCDALMAMDVMLCTASIFNLCAISVDRFVAVAVPLHYNRQSRGGRQLLLIGVTWLLSAAVAAPVLCGLNDARSRDPSVCRLEDRDYVVYSSVCSFFLPCPLMLLLYWATFRGLRRWEAARRAKLHGRAARRPSGPGPPPPDGIPAPDAAVPPDAIPAPDCIPPHDAIPAPDAIPGPDATPPPDAIPGPDATPPPDATPPPDATPASDAVLPSDAMPAEPPLRARRRRRAKISGRERKAMRVLPVVVGAFLLCWTPFFVVHISRALCPTCAVPPRLVSAVTWLGYVNSALNPVIYTVFNTEFRTVFRKALRLCY